From the Chaetodon auriga isolate fChaAug3 chromosome 17, fChaAug3.hap1, whole genome shotgun sequence genome, the window TCTTTACCCtgtaatcatttttttttggataaagGGTTCAGGCTGCAGGCAATAAGCCTGGGTCATTGGCTCCAGCGGCCATTTTGCTGCAGAGTGTTGTGAACCACTCTCTGGTGGTTTGTGACAGCCATAACGTCAGATTCACGGGCAGCGGGGTTATGCAACTGTTGTGTCCTGTGTTTTAATCCCACGCTACCGTGCCGCTCGTTTTCCAGGCTCGCCTGAGATTGTGGAGAGCgccgggggaggaggaggctccCGTCGACTGAGGACAGCGTACaccaacacacagctgctggagctggagaaggagttcCACTTCAACAAGTATCTGTGCCGGCCGAGGAGGGTGGAAATCGCGGCCCTGCTGGATCTGACCGAGAGGCAGGTCAAAGTCTGGTTCCAAAACCGGCGCATGAAGCACAAGCGGCAGACGCAGAGCAAGGAGAACCACAACGTGGAGGGGAAAGGGCCGGGCGCCGAGGACGGCATCCACAgcgacgaggaggacgaggccCCCCCGTACGAGCGGAGCGGGGCCCTGCTGGAGAGAGATACCTGCTCTTTTCAGAACAACTCTCTCAGCTCCACGCAGCAGCTCCACAATGGCGAGTCGGTGGGCTTTGCTGCTGCGCCGCTGAACAGCAAtgacaaaaatctgaaacattttCCCAACCCGTCACCCACTGTTCCGGGCTGCATGTCAACAATGGGCCCAGGCTCGGCATCTGGCCCGGACAATGGCGACAGTCCCCCGGCCCTGGATGTTTCTATACACGATTTTCAACCTTTCTCCTCGGATTCCTGCCTGCAGCTCTCCGATGCAGCCTCGCCGAGCTTGTCAGAGTCTCTGGACAGCCCCGTGGACATTTCTACGGACAGTTTCTATTTTTTCTCGGAGTCCTTAACTACAATCGACCTGCAGCATCTGAACTATTAACTGAAATCAATCACCgtaacttttcatttttgggaCAATAAATATCAGGCTGCGATGGTATTAGCTGATGTTATTTGTATATTCGGCACATTTATTCTGTTGATATTTGACTTGACGATTAATACAAGGTAAGGATGaaattaaatcactgaaatAGCTCTACTCAAACGTGACTTGTAATTACCATAACAAATCGATCTCTTGGAATGGAAATTATGAGTGTTTGTGAATAATTATACAATATTAGGCCTATGGAACctggtcatttttatttttgtatagCTTCCAATGTCTTGGATATTTTTGTTAGAATACAATTAACTTGCTACAATCCCTTTCTCCTGGTGTTTTGAGtcgtttctttttctttggctgtGTATTTTTTATCTTGAATTATTCATGtagaaaatatgcaaaataaaagTAGGGCATAGAAAGATAGAGACCTTATGCAAATTTAACAACAGGTTGGTAATGAATATAAATAGTGCCGTCCGCGTTGAGCTGAGAAGGCACACACACgtttgaattttctttttactgtagaatttcatttcaacattgAATACATATCTCTACAGCCTATATATTGTTTGAAATAGTTTACTAATAGAGGAAGTCTGTcttttttacaaaatgaaagcGAAGGCAGACATTTTTTCTGATTTAAAACTTTGGTGAGCAAACTTTTTTATGTAAATTAActtttacatttctgcaaatgagCAGTTAATTAACAAATTATTATACCGCATAGCAGCATTTGCTTTGCTGAAATTACTTTaggtctttttttccccttttcttttttttttctttaatttacaCAGAAATGTTAGCACCATTTCATGCTGCCTGCAGAAACCCTAACgctgattatttttattttcaccttcAAACTTCATACTTTGCAGAGCAAAAGCAAATACGCCTGCTCGGATCTTAGCATGACAGGGGCTCTTAacattgtgtgcatgttgcagGCAAATGCCCGAGCCATGTTTGCCTTCAGGAGCTCATAAATCACTCCGTGGCATGAATGAGACGGACATTAAGGAGACCAATTGTGGCGTAATGTGCACAAATAAAACCCCACTTACATTTTCATACGGGACTCCCCAATTCCTGGGCTAAAAGGGGGCCGAGTCTCTGCATGCGTTTggtaataattcatttttatagCTTGTTTAAACACGGCTCTGGCTCGGCGACAGCGGCAGCATGCAGTAGCTGCCTGT encodes:
- the LOC143335317 gene encoding homeobox protein Hox-A2a isoform X1, with the translated sequence MNYEFERESGFINSQPSLAECLTSFPPVADSFQSSSIKSSTLSRPTLIPPPFEQTIPSLNPGSHPRHGRPRHSPDGCSPLPTASLPPEYPWMREKKASKRNHLPTSTATTISNGPVCFSPKGSPEIVESAGGGGGSRRLRTAYTNTQLLELEKEFHFNKYLCRPRRVEIAALLDLTERQVKVWFQNRRMKHKRQTQSKENHNVEGKGPGAEDGIHSDEEDEAPPYERSGALLERDTCSFQNNSLSSTQQLHNGESVGFAAAPLNSNDKNLKHFPNPSPTVPGCMSTMGPGSASGPDNGDSPPALDVSIHDFQPFSSDSCLQLSDAASPSLSESLDSPVDISTDSFYFFSESLTTIDLQHLNY
- the LOC143335317 gene encoding homeobox protein Hox-A2a isoform X2; translated protein: MREKKASKRNHLPTSTATTISNGPVCFSPKGSPEIVESAGGGGGSRRLRTAYTNTQLLELEKEFHFNKYLCRPRRVEIAALLDLTERQVKVWFQNRRMKHKRQTQSKENHNVEGKGPGAEDGIHSDEEDEAPPYERSGALLERDTCSFQNNSLSSTQQLHNGESVGFAAAPLNSNDKNLKHFPNPSPTVPGCMSTMGPGSASGPDNGDSPPALDVSIHDFQPFSSDSCLQLSDAASPSLSESLDSPVDISTDSFYFFSESLTTIDLQHLNY